A part of Lacerta agilis isolate rLacAgi1 chromosome 7, rLacAgi1.pri, whole genome shotgun sequence genomic DNA contains:
- the LOC117050447 gene encoding thyroglobulin-like, with the protein MVPVIKDDGCLILENWQRVDRASVLIDPSISKIDILHISRDGSSDFATSRDFCLSACSKDKSCLVTTLELQPSVMQVHIYPETQTCTFGLEGPHCRLLLKEPATYIYRRQEAFLSVAERSAAPSVHIPSQGTLFGTSQAVRVGSSWKKIRQFLGIPYARPPVAENRFRPPQAFIWEESWNSSTTRASCWQPGDDGDALSSVSEDCLYLNIYVPPNTGGNLPVLVFFHNGVSGEDVKAQRTLIDGSYLAGTGNVIVVTANYRVGVFGFLSTGSTVASGNWGLLDQEAALKWTQKNIASFGGDPGQITIAADRSGADVSSIHLVTGAVDSGLFKRVLLMVSTNSLRLW; encoded by the exons atGGTCCccgtgatcaaggatgatgggtgct TGATTTTGGAAAACTGGCAGCGTGTGGACAGGGCCTCAGTTCTCATCGATCCCTCCATTTCAAAAATTGACATTCTGCACATCAGCAGAGATGGTTCCAGTGATTTTGCCACCTCCCGAGACTTTTGCCTTTCAG CCTGCTCCAAGGACAAGTCATGCTTGGTGACTACTCTTGAACTACAGCCTTCAGTGATGCAGGTGCATATTTACCCAGAAACACAGACTTGCACATTTGGCCTTGAAGGCCCCCACTGTCGACTTTTGCTGAAGGAGCCAGCTACCTATATTTATCGCAGGCAAG AGGCATTCCTGTCCGTTGCTGAAAGAAGTGCTGCTCCCTCTGTCCACATCCCGTCGCAAGGAACCTTGTTTGGCACTTCTCAAGCAGTTCGTGTGGGTTCCAGCTGGAAGAAGATCAGGCAGTTCCTTGGGATTCCCTATGCACGTCCTCCAGTGGCTGAGAACCGGTTCCGTCCTCCACAAGCTTTCATCTGGGAGGAGTCCTGGAACTCTTCCACAACTCG GGCGAGTTGCTGGCAACCAGGGGATGATGGAGATGCTCTTTCCTCCGTCAGCGAAGACTGCTTGTATTTGAACATTTATGTCCCACCTAATACT GGTGGAAATCTACCAGTGCTGGTGTTCTTTCACAACGGTGTAAGTGGTGAGGATGTCAAGGCTCAGAGGACACTCATCGATGGCTCATACCTAGCTGGAACTGGCAATGTCATTGTTGTAACAGCGAACTACCGAGTTGGAGTCTTTGGCTTTCTAAGCACTG GTTCCACGGTGGCAAGTGGAAACTGGGGGCTTTTGGACCAGGAAGCAGCTCTAAAATGGACCCAGAAAAACATTGCAAGTTTTGGAGGAGACCCTGGTCAGATTACAATTGCAGCTGATCGCAGCGGAGCAGATGTTTCCAGCATTCACCTGGTTACAGGGGCTGTGGATTCTGGGCTCTTCAAGAGGGTTTTGCTGATGGTGAGTACCAATTCTCTCAGATTATGGTAg
- the SLA gene encoding src-like-adapter: MGNTIRTTKTTPEINITPWQSGQRSDFLAVLDNYPAPDISQPIFHVGEKLRVISDEGGWWRARSLTTGQENYIPEKCVAKVYHGWLFEGLGREKAEELLLLPNTRIGSFMIRKSETTKGLYSLSVRHVQVKHYRIFRLPNNWYYISPRQTFQCLEDLVNHYSEVADGLCCTLTTPCLTQHTSSNEVRNQEPRNQETPVVMRSKTFSWKDKQRSTEDDSDIVDILGIEDSGLSFGLRNSISSYLALTGETDSYTNNRKQKSRSVILRNKFEPPFIYHENRS, translated from the exons GCCAAAGAAGTGACTTCCTTGCTGTCCTTGACAACTACCCTGCTCCCGATATAAGCCAGCCTATATTTCACGTTGGAGAAAAATTGCGGGTGATATCAGA cgAAGGGGGCTGGTGGAGAGCCCGTTCCCTCACTACAGGTCAAGAAAACTACATCCCAGAGAAGTGTGTAGCAAAAGTTTACCACGG TTGGTTATTTGAAGGTCTGGGAAGAGAAAAAGCTGAAGAACTTCTGCTGCTTCCCAATACCAGAATTGGCTCGTTCATGATTAGAAAGAGCGAAACAACGAAAG GTTTATATTCGTTGTCAGTCCGGCACGTACAAGTGAAACATTACAGAATCTTCCGCCTGCCAAACAACTGGTATTATATCTCTCCTCGGCAAACTTTCCAGTGCCTTGAGGACCTTGTAAATCACTATTCTG AGGTAGCCGATGGCCTCTGCTGCACACTCACCACTCCCTGTCTCACCCAACACACGAGCAGCAACGAAGTAAGGAATCAAGAGCCGAGGAACCAAGAAACCCCCGTCGTGATGCGCAGCAAGACCTTCTCATGGAAGGATAAACAGAG atcaACTGAAGATGACAGTGACATTGTAGACATTCTTGGAATAGAGGACTCTGGCCTGAGCTTTGGGCTGAGGAACAGCATCAGTTCCTATCTTGCCCTAACTGGAGAAACTGACTCTTACACAAAcaacaggaagcagaaaagcCGGTCTGTCATATTACGGAACAAGTTCGAACCACCCTTCATTTATCACGAGAACCGATCCTGA